A window of Cryptomeria japonica chromosome 3, Sugi_1.0, whole genome shotgun sequence contains these coding sequences:
- the LOC131031011 gene encoding uncharacterized protein LOC131031011 produces MECDRNTLRELALSIADHPPSDFNLILQFFVSSSRSDIHRKKLPVSPFLNYLSSLSEACNDEKTDSNILVCTVLKILRNLCAGEIKNQTSFVYDGGLEITASLAKQLIFQCSRNPSIERNSFCEGSDVCQMILQLLGNVCLAGEEQQSAIWRAFFPHIFAGFASIQNAKIYEPLCMVICTCCKNSQGRLKEICGNDGYPIFAGLLSTSQKVRIEANWLELLLTKICYVEPYFVHLFTGLSSLEVSSARVGDGREIFCLEQALLLYVIANFATHQMEEFSLLVNSKECKSVVREFVTFIVEIVRKSEGSIDFRSVNPPTLPTGLPAIDVLGYSLNILRDICASEDFPSSSADIHQNQENGKEYVGNSLVSSDLIQLMIDLLRELGPPEAVKKATRQASTGSSNPCSTALNQSKEMTDGSPSKIMRSTVADMCEDPSLLHDGDKDRAVHASQTGVVCPYKGYRRDIVSVLANASFRRKHVQDQIRECGGLFIILQHCVVDNENPFLREWGLWAVRNLLENNRENQKQVAELELQNSVNTSAIAEMGLRVEIDPNSRKPRLFNLAT; encoded by the exons ATGGAATGTGATCGAAATACTCTGAGAGAGCTTGCACTCTCTATTGCAGATCACCCACCTTCAGATTTCAACTTAATCCTGCAATTCTTCGTATCTTCTTCTCGCTCAGATATACACAGAAAAAAGTTACCAGTCTCCCCATTTCTTAACTATCTTTCCTCCCTAAGTGAGGCCTGTAACGATGAGAAAACAGATTCAAATATACTCGTCTGCACGGTTTTAAAGATACTAAGAAACCTCTGTGCTGGAGAAATAAAAAACCAAACTTCGTTTGTTTATGATGGGGGTTTGGAAATCACTGCTTCTCTTGCAAAACAATTAATATTTCAGTGCAGTCGTAACCCTAGTATTGAGAGAAATTCGTTTTGTGAAGGCTCAGATGTTTGCCAGATGATTTTGCAGTTACTGGGGAACGTTTGCTTGGCAGGAGAGGAGCAACAATCTGCAATATGGCGAGCATTTTTTCCTCACATTTTTGCAGGTTTTGCATCAATTCAAAATGCTAAAATATACGAGCCTTTGTGTATGGTCATATGCACCTGTTGTAAGAACAGCCAGGGACGTCTCAAGGAGATATGTGGAAATGATGGATACCCAATTTTTGCAGGCCTTTTGAGTACATCACAGAAAG TCAGGATCGAAGCCAATTGGCTGGAGCTCCTCCTTACAAAGATATGCTATGTTGAACCATATTTTGTACATTTATTTACTGGTTTAAGTTCACTAGAAGTTTCTTCAGCCAGGGTAGGGGATGGAAGAGAAATCTTTTGTTTGGAACAGGCACTTCTCTTATATGTGATTGCCAATTTTGCGACTCACCAAATGGAAGAATTCTCACTGTTAGTGAATTCAAAGGAGTGCAAATCTGTTGTGAGGGAATTTGTAACATTTATTGTTGAGATTGTACGGAAATCTGAGGGAAGCATTGATTTCAGATCTGTGAATCCTCCAACACTACCAACTGGATTGCCTGCTATTGATGTCTTGGGTTATTCCTTAAATATACTCAGGGATATCTGTGCCTCTGAGGACTTTCCTTCCTCCTCTGCAGACATACACCAAAATCAAGAAAATGGAAAAGAATATGTAGGAAATTCTCTGGTTTCATCTGATCTCATACAACTGATGATAGATTTGCTTCGGGAGCTTGGTCCTCCTGAGGCTGTAAAGAAAGCCACAAGGCAAGCTAGCACAGGAAGTTCAAATCCTTGTTCAACAGCTCTCAATCAGTCTAAAGAAATGACAGATGGTAGTCCTAGCAAAATCATGAGAAGCACTGTAGCAGATATGTGTGAAGACCCTTCTTTGTTACACGATGGGGATAAAGACAGGGCAGTTCATGCTTCTCAAACAGGAGTAGTGTGCCCTTACAAAGGCTATCGGCGAGACATTGTATCAGTCCTTGCTAATGCTAGCTTTCGGAGGAAGCACGTCCAAGATCAGATTCGAGAATGTGGTGGTTTATTTATAATTTTGCAACATTGTGTagttgataatgaaaatccattctTAAGAGAATGGGGCTTATGGGCAGTAAGAAATTTACTAGAGAACAATAGAGAGAACCAGAAACAAGTTGCTGAGCTGGAGCTGCAAAATTCTGTAAATACATCGGCAATTGCAGAAATGGGCCTGAGAGTAGAAATTGATCCAAATTCAAGAAAGCCGAGGCTCTTTAATTTAGCTACCTAG